GGTATTTGTTTCCAATAGGTTGGGAAATCCACATGTATTTTTGAAAAATATGGTCACAGGACAGAGCAAACGCATCTCCCTGACTGGAAAATACAATACCGGTCCAAGCATCAGTCCCGACGGTTCTCAGGTTGTTTTTGCTCAGATGGTGAACGGAAATCATAAATTATTTCTGGTGGATTTGGCTTCCGGGCACGAGCGCCAGTTGACATTTGGCCCCGGTAGTGATGAAGATCCCACTTGGTCTCCTGATGGTTATTTCATAGCTTTTGCGTCAAACAGATCCGGCCCGAGCAAGATCTACCTGACGACCAAACATGGAGACGAACCTATTTTGATTCCAACCGGACCAGGGGAAGCTACTTCTCCGGCCTGGGGGAAATTATAGTGGCTGAGGCGTGTTTTTTTTTCGTTAATGGAGGAAGTTATGAAGAAGTTAGGCGTTTTTGGATTGATCGTTTTGGTTTTTTGTTTGGCCATGGCTGGCGGTTGCTCCAAAAAAGTGAGCTCCACCCCTGCTGGCGCGACTGCTGTTGGCGCTGGAGACGGTTCCGGTGCACAGAGTGGTTTGACCGCAGAGCAGCTCGAAGCGCAGCGCCTTGCTGAATTGCAGCGTCAGGCTATCGAAAAGATTGGTGCAGACAAGATTTATTTTGCTTTTGATTCTAACGAGTTGACTCAGGAATCCCGCCAGGTTTTGACGGATAAGGCCGAGCTGTTGAAGGCCAATCCTGCACTGTCCCTGCTCATCGAAGGACATTGCGACGAACGCGGAACCAACGAATACAACTTGGCTCTTGGCGAGCGCAGAGCCCGTGCTGCGTATGAATTCCTGGTCCTGCTGGGAATTGATTCGTCCAAGCTGCAGATCATCAGCTACGGCGAAGAATACCCCGCTGTTCAGGGTTCCAACGAAGACGCTTGGGGCAAGAACAGACGCGACGAATTCAAAGCCAGTGCTAACTAGTTTTAAGTGATTTCTAAAGGTTGGGGCAATCCCACCCTTTTTTAAGCCCCGGTTCGCCGGGGCTTTTTTTTTGCGGAGTGCGCCCGGAAGGGCGCTTGAAGAATAGGAGCTATGGGAGAGTTATAGGAATTGTAGGACCTATAGGACTTATGGGGCCCATGTGGTGAGGATGGCTATTCTTGTATAGGTTTCATAGGTCGCATAGGTCCTATAAGTCCCATACGTCCCATCAGTCCCTTTCTCTTTAGTCCAGTCTGACTTTCCAGCGTTTTTCAAGCACATCCTGGGGCAGTTCCCAGATGTGTTCATGCAGTTTTTTCATACGCTGTCCGTCGTACAGGAGTTCTTTCTTTTCTTTCTTGCTGAGCGCCTGGGGGCCGTTGTCCATGGCTTTATCCAGGATACCGTCACGGCGCAGTTCTATTTCCGGAGACAGGGCGCGTGGTCCGCGCAGCAGGCTGAGGTGCAGGGTGTTGACCCTCGGGACCACGGACGCTCTCAGAAATCCCTCCTCGGGTGGGATGCCGAAACTGGTTCTGTCTTCGGCGATACTCTGCATGTAGCTGCCGATATCCTCGTATTCGCGAGGCAACCGGACTTCTTCCGGCGTCGTGAAGATCCGCATGCTGCGGAAAATCCGGCCAAGTTCGGCCCGGCTGGTGAGCATGGAGACCGGAATGGAGAGCAGCAGGGAAATGACCAGTGGCGAACTCCACCAGAAAAAGACCCGGTTGATCTGAAACATGGCCACGCCCCAGACAAGGCCCAGCAGCGTTCCGCCGCCGTGGAAGCGCAGCGCGTCCCAGAAGCGCGTGCCTTCGTCGTCGCGCTGCTGGGTGCCCCAACCAATGCCCATGCCCATGAGGGTCAGGAAGACGTACTTGCTGTGAAAGAGCATGCGCACCGGGGCCAGCAGGGTGGACAAGATGACCTCTGTCAGGATGCTCCCGCACAGGGCGAAAAATCCACCAAACTGTTTGCGGCGCCCTTTGATGAGAGCCAAAAGCAGGGCGCATACCTTGGGCAGGAAAAGAATCACGGCCGTGCCCGCCAAGAGCAGCAGTGCAGGCGTAGGATCCCAGACGGGCCAGACCGGGAAGAGGGATTTGGAGGGCGTGAAGTAGTCGGGCTGAACCATGGCCTCGGTCACGGCCGCAGCGGTGGCCAGGGCCAGGAACAGAAACCAGAGCAGGGCCGAGCCGTACGCCATGACCCCGTTCAGAAAGAGGGCGCGGTGGCCGGGAAAGATGCCGCGAGTGAAGACCAGGCGCAGATGCTGCAGGTTGCCTTGGCACCAGCGGCGATCGCGCTTGAGTTCCGTCAGCAGATTGGGTGGAACTTCCTCGTAGCTGCCCTCAAGATCATAGGCCAGCCAGACCGAGTATCCGGCACGGCGCATGAGGGCGGATTCCACGAAGTCATGGGAAAGGATGTCGCCGCCCAGCGGCGGCTTGCCCGGCAAGCGTGTCAGGGCGCAATGCTTCATGAAGGGCTTGACCCGGATAATGGCGTTGTGCCCCCAGAACTGCGCGTCTCCCAGGAACCAGTGGTGCAGGCCTGCCGCGTACATGGGTCCGTAGGCCCGGTTGGCGAACTGCTGGGCGCGGGCAATGAGGGTCTCGC
This DNA window, taken from Desulfomicrobium sp. ZS1, encodes the following:
- the pal gene encoding peptidoglycan-associated lipoprotein Pal yields the protein MKKLGVFGLIVLVFCLAMAGGCSKKVSSTPAGATAVGAGDGSGAQSGLTAEQLEAQRLAELQRQAIEKIGADKIYFAFDSNELTQESRQVLTDKAELLKANPALSLLIEGHCDERGTNEYNLALGERRARAAYEFLVLLGIDSSKLQIISYGEEYPAVQGSNEDAWGKNRRDEFKASAN
- the mdoH gene encoding glucans biosynthesis glucosyltransferase MdoH, encoding MKREFLNEPWRKIASRRRLLLLILVLTPALVAASVMGSLLPHRGTTYLEASIIFVYCVLFIWISLGFWTALAGFWTLLKKDDRFAVTRSRGELDAAIRAHVKTAILFPVCNEDPERIMAGIQAVWRSLIRLGAADRFDIHILSDSNDPDRWVQEQAAWSRLCDDLSAHGHIFYRRRRVNLKRKSGNVADFCRRYGAHYTYMIVFDADSVMSGETLIRMVRIMERRRNVGILQTAPACTGRETLIARAQQFANRAYGPMYAAGLHHWFLGDAQFWGHNAIIRVKPFMKHCALTRLPGKPPLGGDILSHDFVESALMRRAGYSVWLAYDLEGSYEEVPPNLLTELKRDRRWCQGNLQHLRLVFTRGIFPGHRALFLNGVMAYGSALLWFLFLALATAAAVTEAMVQPDYFTPSKSLFPVWPVWDPTPALLLLAGTAVILFLPKVCALLLALIKGRRKQFGGFFALCGSILTEVILSTLLAPVRMLFHSKYVFLTLMGMGIGWGTQQRDDEGTRFWDALRFHGGGTLLGLVWGVAMFQINRVFFWWSSPLVISLLLSIPVSMLTSRAELGRIFRSMRIFTTPEEVRLPREYEDIGSYMQSIAEDRTSFGIPPEEGFLRASVVPRVNTLHLSLLRGPRALSPEIELRRDGILDKAMDNGPQALSKKEKKELLYDGQRMKKLHEHIWELPQDVLEKRWKVRLD